A region from the Naumannella halotolerans genome encodes:
- a CDS encoding MOSC domain-containing protein, with product MQVTGIHAYPLKSGRARPLPAAQVEPWGLRGDRRWTVIDADGEKVSARTDPRLFLIDAETSEFDDLDDALRLSADGHPDLLLDTPQGPVVEVTIHGSPAPAIHAGARADAWIGAVLGREDVSLVWCPDPTVRTLDPEHSEPGDATAYADGFPVLLATEASLRQLNAWVAETARERGQQPTEVPMARFRPNIVIDGEVPFAEDDWSQVIIGEGPDALVLRSNSPCKRCVMTTVDPLSLERGPEPIRTLARHRRGLGGTLFAINLVPAAAGRIALGDRVTVR from the coding sequence ATGCAGGTGACCGGGATCCACGCCTATCCCCTGAAATCGGGACGTGCGCGCCCGTTGCCGGCGGCGCAGGTCGAGCCCTGGGGCCTGCGGGGTGATCGCCGGTGGACGGTGATCGATGCCGACGGGGAGAAGGTCTCCGCCCGGACCGATCCTCGACTGTTCCTGATCGATGCCGAGACCTCGGAGTTCGACGACCTCGACGACGCCCTTCGACTGAGCGCCGACGGACACCCCGACCTGCTGCTGGACACCCCGCAGGGCCCGGTCGTCGAGGTCACCATCCACGGTTCTCCGGCACCGGCGATCCATGCCGGTGCCCGGGCCGATGCTTGGATCGGTGCCGTCCTGGGGCGCGAGGACGTCTCGCTCGTCTGGTGCCCCGACCCGACCGTTCGGACCCTGGATCCCGAACACAGTGAGCCCGGTGATGCGACCGCCTACGCCGACGGGTTCCCGGTACTGCTGGCGACCGAGGCGTCCTTGCGGCAACTGAACGCCTGGGTGGCCGAGACCGCCCGCGAACGTGGGCAGCAGCCGACCGAGGTACCGATGGCGCGCTTCCGGCCGAACATCGTGATCGACGGGGAGGTGCCCTTCGCCGAGGACGACTGGTCGCAGGTGATCATCGGCGAGGGGCCGGACGCGCTGGTCCTGCGCAGCAACAGCCCCTGCAAGCGATGTGTGATGACCACCGTCGACCCGCTCAGCCTGGAACGCGGACCGGAGCCGATCCGTACCCTCGCCCGGCATCGACGCGGACTCGGCGGGACCCTCTTCGCGATCAACCTGGTACCGGCCGCGGCCGGCCGGATCGCGCTCGGCGACCGCGTCACCGTGCGCTGA
- a CDS encoding peptidylprolyl isomerase — MKKLLPLVAVPLFALTACGGGGTETTAGGPATADGSTSAAAGACAYTPSGQPSTVELPPADPTVSGEVPATLTIGADGSDHELGLELDAAAAPCTVNSFVSLAEQGYYDGTSCHRLTTQGIFVLQCGDPTGTGTGGPGYTIPDEFRDDMTYGPGTLAMANTGHADSGGSQFFIVYAGEDSQLPPQYTVFGQITEGLEELQGFAEQGTTDGSGDGTPAVEVTLESFTFPEA; from the coding sequence ATGAAGAAGTTGCTCCCGCTCGTTGCCGTACCCCTTTTCGCCCTGACCGCCTGCGGCGGTGGAGGTACGGAGACGACGGCCGGCGGCCCGGCCACGGCCGACGGGTCCACCTCCGCGGCGGCCGGCGCCTGCGCGTACACACCGAGCGGGCAGCCGAGCACGGTCGAACTGCCCCCGGCCGATCCGACCGTCTCCGGCGAGGTGCCGGCGACGCTGACCATCGGTGCTGACGGCTCCGATCACGAGCTCGGCCTGGAGCTGGATGCCGCCGCGGCCCCCTGCACGGTCAACTCCTTCGTCTCCCTGGCCGAACAGGGCTACTACGACGGTACGAGCTGTCACCGGCTCACCACCCAGGGGATCTTCGTCCTGCAGTGCGGCGACCCCACCGGCACCGGCACCGGCGGGCCGGGGTACACCATCCCCGACGAGTTCCGCGACGACATGACCTACGGCCCGGGCACCCTGGCCATGGCCAACACCGGTCATGCCGATTCCGGCGGCTCCCAGTTCTTCATCGTCTACGCCGGTGAGGACTCCCAGCTGCCGCCGCAGTACACCGTCTTCGGACAGATCACCGAGGGCCTGGAGGAGTTGCAGGGCTTCGCCGAGCAGGGCACCACCGACGGCAGCGGTGACGGCACTCCCGCGGTCGAGGTCACCTTGGAGTCCTTCACCTTCCCCGAGGCCTGA
- a CDS encoding NAD(P)/FAD-dependent oxidoreductase has product MANPAAEPTTSPADQDRVDLVIIGGGVMGLFTAWNAAREGRSVVVLEAGTVGDPATASFGRTRSYRRDYLDPLYVGLAERAIDLWADFEAATGTRALVRCGCMNIASAQVTPDLPATYGHRTQQVMTELGIAAEELDTAQLSERFPYLRADEGFLDPAGGLADLASVTTALLSDLRAAGVPVLEHTVPTKIIPGPDGVQVVGTDTSAAAEQVWHTGSVVITAGHGSNDVLDLLPDNRLRVPITKDRPSEAFYYTPAPAERAQYTAERMPVIAYLDTGIYLHPIVDGVIDAVKIGYYNPPDLDTAETSINSVGDFVEQVMPGLAGAERTPVTVVDQCDYDLVADDDFVLGPVPGQPGVWIGVGWRGTGYKFSPWVGRTLARLAAGDRAEDDLTRFDPARFR; this is encoded by the coding sequence ATGGCGAACCCAGCCGCAGAACCGACCACATCCCCGGCCGATCAGGACCGGGTGGACCTGGTGATCATCGGCGGTGGCGTGATGGGTCTGTTCACCGCCTGGAACGCTGCCCGGGAGGGACGCTCGGTCGTGGTGCTGGAGGCCGGTACGGTCGGCGACCCGGCAACCGCGTCCTTCGGCCGTACCCGTTCCTACCGCCGCGACTACCTCGACCCCCTCTACGTCGGACTGGCCGAGCGGGCGATCGACCTGTGGGCCGACTTCGAGGCCGCCACCGGCACCCGCGCCCTGGTCCGCTGCGGCTGCATGAACATCGCCTCCGCACAGGTGACACCGGACCTGCCGGCCACCTACGGCCACCGGACCCAGCAGGTGATGACCGAGCTGGGCATCGCCGCCGAGGAACTGGACACCGCGCAGCTGAGCGAGCGGTTCCCCTACCTGCGCGCCGACGAGGGTTTCCTCGATCCCGCCGGCGGACTGGCCGATCTGGCCTCGGTCACCACCGCGCTGCTGAGCGACCTGCGAGCCGCCGGTGTGCCGGTGCTCGAGCACACCGTACCGACCAAGATCATTCCCGGACCGGACGGTGTGCAGGTGGTCGGCACCGACACCTCGGCTGCGGCAGAACAGGTCTGGCACACCGGCTCGGTGGTGATCACCGCCGGCCACGGCAGCAATGACGTACTCGACCTGCTGCCGGACAATCGGCTGCGGGTACCGATCACCAAGGACCGTCCCAGCGAAGCCTTCTACTACACCCCGGCGCCGGCCGAACGCGCGCAGTACACCGCCGAACGGATGCCGGTGATCGCCTACCTGGACACCGGTATCTACCTGCACCCGATCGTCGACGGGGTGATCGACGCGGTGAAGATCGGCTACTACAACCCGCCGGATCTGGACACCGCCGAAACCTCGATCAACAGCGTCGGAGATTTCGTCGAGCAGGTGATGCCCGGACTGGCCGGTGCCGAACGCACCCCGGTGACGGTGGTCGACCAGTGCGACTACGACCTGGTCGCCGACGACGACTTCGTGCTCGGACCGGTACCCGGTCAACCCGGGGTCTGGATCGGCGTCGGCTGGCGCGGCACCGGCTACAAGTTCTCCCCGTGGGTCGGACGTACCCTGGCCCGGCTGGCCGCCGGGGACCGGGCCGAGGACGACCTCACCCGCTTCGACCCGGCACGATTCCGCTAA
- a CDS encoding homocysteine S-methyltransferase family protein: MNRPSPTSFLDRLEAGIVLGAEGYVFELERRGYIKAGPYVPEVVLDAPEAVRQLHREFLRAGSEVMVALTYYAHREKLKDVGRDGQLEEMNRQAVRLANEVAAEGGALVAGNICNTWSYDPADPVRTGELVRAQYREQLSWAVEEGIDLVIAETNDFVGEAEIALQVCQEFSLPAVVNFASVRPEETYDGYGYVEAVQRLADAGAAVVGLNCSRGPVTMLPLLERIRAATDTPIAALPVPYRTTEAVPAFESLTLPNGDRAFPIQLESVSLSRFELADFARRAAEIGVNYLGVCCGGGPHHVRAMAEALGRQTPASRYSPAMELHPVLGSEEQRMDNWQN; encoded by the coding sequence ATGAACCGCCCGTCCCCGACCAGCTTCCTCGACCGGCTCGAGGCCGGCATCGTGCTCGGCGCCGAAGGCTACGTCTTCGAACTCGAACGCCGGGGTTACATCAAGGCCGGCCCCTACGTACCCGAGGTCGTCCTGGACGCCCCGGAGGCGGTGCGGCAGTTGCACCGCGAGTTCCTCCGGGCCGGTTCGGAGGTAATGGTCGCGCTGACCTACTACGCCCACCGGGAGAAGTTGAAGGATGTCGGCCGCGACGGCCAGCTGGAGGAGATGAACCGGCAAGCGGTCCGGCTGGCCAATGAGGTCGCCGCCGAAGGCGGCGCGCTGGTCGCCGGCAACATCTGCAACACCTGGTCCTACGACCCGGCCGATCCGGTCCGTACCGGTGAGCTGGTCCGTGCCCAGTACCGCGAGCAGCTCTCCTGGGCCGTCGAGGAGGGAATCGACCTGGTGATCGCCGAGACCAACGACTTCGTCGGCGAGGCCGAGATCGCCCTGCAGGTCTGCCAAGAGTTCTCCCTGCCGGCGGTGGTGAACTTCGCCAGCGTGCGGCCCGAGGAGACCTATGACGGGTACGGCTATGTCGAGGCCGTGCAACGGCTGGCCGATGCCGGTGCTGCCGTGGTCGGGCTGAACTGCAGCCGAGGACCGGTGACGATGCTGCCGCTGCTGGAACGGATCCGGGCGGCCACCGACACCCCGATCGCGGCGCTGCCGGTGCCGTACCGGACGACCGAGGCGGTGCCGGCCTTCGAATCGCTGACCCTGCCCAATGGTGATCGCGCCTTCCCGATCCAACTCGAGTCGGTCTCGCTGAGCCGGTTCGAGCTGGCCGATTTCGCCCGCCGGGCCGCCGAGATCGGCGTCAACTACCTCGGCGTCTGCTGCGGCGGCGGACCGCACCACGTGCGGGCGATGGCCGAGGCCCTGGGCCGACAGACCCCGGCCAGCCGGTACAGCCCGGCCATGGAGTTGCACCCGGTCCTCGGCAGCGAGGAGCAGCGGATGGACAACTGGCAGAACTGA